One window of Oncorhynchus kisutch isolate 150728-3 linkage group LG25, Okis_V2, whole genome shotgun sequence genomic DNA carries:
- the msh6 gene encoding DNA mismatch repair protein Msh6 has product MAKQSSIFKFFNKSPPPVLKAKPSPSPAEADLPSSVRKKNSSPKEEAKHASQTPTTKKTPAKLLNAKAGKGGFGKLFGNKTLTIKESPAPCPFSAGALVWAKLEGHPWWPCMVVPQPVGGQQMRGRGKSQRLHVHFFDEPPTRGWVSTKYIREYQGSDSSDAKTGGVFFSGKPVIRKAMELADAAMPDSPETRLKMPVCMDPSDAEEDEEEDMELDKSTLTDEDLTEEEDEETVKSKPSRRSSRATAEQGSKSKRRRIVVASDSEGSGDEFKPEQAGCSSEEDEEEVVNSMSEEDVESECEAEPDSPVKPVKRKRPVEKPSSAKPKPKTPTLPETAKRAPLSSTITADTKSRLSTFSAPESFDSQANGSGAGGQGGATVWDHEKLDWLQEGRRKDAKRRRQSEEDYDPTTLYVPEDFLNKTTPGMRRWWQLKSETFDAVLFFKVGKFYELYHMDAVIGVNELGLTFMKGAWAHSGFPEIGFGRFSDGLVQRGYKVARVEQTETPDMMEARCKTMLKPTKFDRVVQREVCRIITRGTQTYSVLDGAPSETHSKYLLSIKEKAEEESSGRCRTYGVSFVDTSVGYFYVGQFQDDRHCSRLRTLLSHYTPAQVLFEKGNPSAETRKIFKASLSSAMQEGLTAGSQFWDAQKTLKTLAEEDYFKESVRKDEETGSSVLPSVLKSMTSESDSLGLTPKEGYELALSALGGCMFYLKKCLVDQELLSMTNFQEYIPVDVEMEKAAGPTSFFSQTRQRMVLDGVTLANLEILQNVSGGTEGTLLERLDTCSTPFGKRLLKQWLCSPLCNPTSIGERLDALEDLMGVQAQATEVSDLLKKLPDLERLLSKIHSIGTPKGQDHPDSRAVLYEEVTYSKKKIADFLSALEGFKTMQEIVTILGPVAVDFRSRLLRQVVNLKDDGQEGLFPDLSAELKRWDTAFDHQKARATGVITPKTGFDPEFDQALSGIKACERDLQDYLDRQKKRLGCRNLTYWGTGRNRFQMEVPDSVSERNIPEEYKVKSTKKGWKRYWTREIERLFSELQSLEEKRDAALKDCMRRLFYNFDKNYRDWQTGVECMAVLDVLLSLTRYSQGGDGGPMARPQVLLPGDISQSAAFLDLRGSRHPCVTKTFFGDDFIPNDIAIGCPGGEEEGQEDKGHAPCVLVTGPNMGGKSTLMRQCGLVVVLAQLGCYVPAESLSFTPVDRVFTRLGASDRIMAGESTFFVELSETASILHHGTKHSLVLLDELGRGTATYDGTAIASAVVNELAKRICCRTLFSTHYHSLVEDYTNNPAVRLGHMACMVENEGDEDPSQETITFLYKFIAGACPKSYGFNAARLANLPEDVIQSGHRKAKEFERSTISLRVFKKLCSYAEDPTAASTQFALLLRMISNL; this is encoded by the exons ATGGCGAAGCAAAGCAGCATTTTCAAATTTTTCAATAAGTCTCCGCCACCGGTTCTGAAGGCGAAACCGAGTCCCTCGCCTGCAGAAGCCGACTTGCCATCCTCAGTTCGAAAAAAGAACAGCTCTCCAAAAGAAGAAGCTAAGCATGCATCTCAAACTCCAACCACCAAAAAGACTCCTGCAAAACTCCTTAATGCAAAAGCGGGCAAAGGCGGATTCGGCAAACTCTTTGGGAATAAGACACTAACAATAAAGGAGAG TCCAGCACCATGTCCATTCAGTGCCGGAGCCTTGGTGTGGGCCAAGCTAGAGGGGCACCCCTGGTGGCCGTGTATGGTAGTTCCCCAGCCTGTCGGCGGGCAGCAGATGAGGGGTAGGGGTAAAAGCCAGCGCCTGCATGTCCACTTCTTCGATGAGCCACCGACCAGGGGCTGGGTCAGCACCAAATATATCCGCGAGTATCAAG GCTCGGACAGCAGTGATGCTAAGACAGGAGGGGTGTTCTTCAGTGGTAAGCCTGTGATTCGCAAGGCCATGGAGCTGGCTGATGCTGCTATGCCAGACAGCCCAGAGACTAGGCTGAAGATGCCTGTCTGTATGGACCCATCTGATGCTgaggaagacgaggaggaggataTGGAG CTTGATAAGTCAACATTGACCGATGAAGATTTGActgaagaggaagatgaggagacaGTGAAGTCTAAGCCTAGTCGCCGTTCCTCCCGTGCCACAGCAGAACAGGGCAGCAAGTCCAAGCGTCGCCGCATCGTCGTCGCCTCCGACAGTGAAGGCTCGGGTGACGAATTCAAACCAGAACAGGCTGGATGCAGCagtgaggaagatgaggaagaggtAGTGAACAGTATGTCGGAGGAAGATGTAGAAAGTGAATGTGAGGCTGAACCCGACAGCCCAGTTAAACCGGTGAAACGCAAACGACCCGTAGAGAAGCCATCCAGTGCCAAACCAAAACCCAAGACTCCCACTCTTCCAGAAACCGCCAAGAGAGCCCCCTTATCTAGCACCATCACAGCCGACACCAAGTCTCGACTCTCAACCTTTTCGGCTCCGGAGAGCTTCGACAGCCAGGCGAATGGCTCAGGTGCTGGCGGGCAAGGTGGGGCTACGGTATGGGATCATGAGAAGCTTGATTGGCTACAGGAAGGCCGGAGGAAAGACGCCAAGAGACGGAGACAGTCTGAGGAAGACTACGATCCCACGACTCTGTATGTGCCAGAAGACTTCTTGAACAAAACGACCCCAGGCATGCGGCGCTGGTGGCAGCTCAAGTCGGAGACGTTCGATGCCGTGCTCTTCTTCAAG GTGGGTAAGTTCTATGAGCTGTACCACATGGATGCTGTGATTGGTGTCAACGAGCTGGGTCTGACCTTCATGAAGGGGGCCTGGGCCCACTCTGGCTTCCCCGAGATAGGCTTTGGACGCTTCTCAGACGGACTGGTGCAGAGGGGATACAAG GTGGCACGTGTGGAGCAGACGGAGACTCCAGACATGATGGAGGCTCGCTGTAAGACCATGCTGAAGCCCACCAAGTTTGACCGCGTGGTACAGCGTGAGGTGTGCCGAATCATCACACGGGGAACGCAGACCTACAGCGTGTTGGACGGAGCCCCTTCTGAGACACACAGCAAATACCTCCTCAGCATCAAGGAGAAG gcagaggaggagagttCAGGGCGATGCAGGACCTATGGCGTCAGCTTCGTGGACACATCTGTAGGGTACTTCTATGTGGGCCAATTCCAGGACGACCGACACTGCTCCCGGCTCCGCACCCTGTTGTCTCACTACACCCCTGCACAG GTGCTCTTTGAGAAGGGGAACCCTTCAGCCGAAACCCGTAAAATCTTCAAGGCTTCTTTGTCCTCGGCTATGCAGGAGGGGCTGACTGCAG GCTCCCAGTTCTGGGATGCACAGAAGACCCTGAAGACCCTAGCTGAAGAAGACTACTTTAAAGAGAGTGTGAGGAAGGATGAGGAGACTGGGAGCAGTGTTCTCCCCTCTGTCCTCAAATCCATGACGTCTGAGAGCGACTCGTTGGGTCTGACCCCTAAGGAGGGGTATGAGTTGGCTCTGTCGGCCCTGGGAGGCTGTATGTTCTACTTAAAGAAATGTCTGGTTGACCAGGAGCTGCTGTCCATGACCAACTTCCAG GAATATATCCCAGTAGACGTGGAGATGGAGAAGGCAGCCGGGCCGACCAGTTTCTTCTCCCAGACCCGTCAGCGTATGGTCCTGGATGGGGTGACCCTAGCCAACCTGGAGATCCTGCAGAATGTGTCGGGGGGTACAGAGGGGACCTTGTTGGAACGCCTGGATACCTGTAGTACTCCATTTGGTAAAAGGTTGCTGAAGCAGTGGCTCTGTTCCCCGCTCTGTAACCCCACATCCATAG GGGAACGCCTGGATGCCCTGGAGGACCTGATGGGAGTGCAGGCCCAGGCTACGGAGGTCTCAGACCTGCTCAAGAAGCTCCCTGATCTGGAGAGGCTCCTTAGTAAGATCCACAGCATCGGTACTCCGAAGGGTCAGGACCACCCGGACAGCAGGGCTGTTCTGTATGAAGAGGTCACCTACAGTAAGAAAAAGATTGCGGACTTCCTCTCGGCTCTGGAGGGCTTCAAGACCATGCAGGAGATTGTGACCATACTAGGACCGGTCGCGGTCGACTTCCGGTCCAGGCTGCTGCGCCAG GTGGTCAACCTGAAGGATGACGGTCAGGAGGGCCTCTTCCCTGACCTGTCGGCCGAGCTGAAACGCTGGGACACAGCCTTCGACCACCAGAAGGCCCGCGCCACCGGAGTCATCACCCCTAAGACTGGCTTTGACCCAGAGTTTGACCAGGCTCTCAGTGGCATCAAGGCCTGTGAGAGGGACCTACAGGACTACCTGGACAG GCAGAAGAAGAGGCTGGGCTGCAGGAACCTGACCTACTGGGGGACAGGACGGAACCGCTTTCAGATGGAAGTACCAGACAGTGTCTCGGAGAGGAACATTCCTGAGGAGTACAAG GTGAAGTCCACTAAGAAGGGCTGGAAACGCTACTGGACCAGGGAGATAGAGCGTCTGTTCTCAGAGCTCCAGAGTCTTGAGGAGAAGAGAGACGCAGCTCTGAAGGACTGCATGAGAAGACTCTTCTACAACTTTGACAAGAACTATAGGGACTGGCAGACTGGGGTGGAGTGCATGGCTGTGCTAG ATGTGTTACTGAGTCTGACACGGTACAGCCAGGGGGGTGATGGAGGACCAATGGCACGGCCTCAAGTACTACTTCCTGGTGACATCAGCCAATCAGCAGCCTTCCTGGACTTGAGGGGCTCCCGCCACCCCTGTGTCACCAAAACCTTCTTCGGTGATGACTTCATCCCTAATGACATTGCTATTGGGTGCCCTGGCGGCGAGGAGGAGGGCCAGGAGGATAAAGGACATGCACCCTGCGTGCTGGTCACTGGGCCTAACATGGGAGGAAAGTCGACTCTTATGAGACAG TGTGGTCTGGTGGTGGTCTTGGCCCAGTTGGGTTGCTATGTTCCTGCTGAGAGCCTGTCCTTTACCCCTGTGGACAGAGTCTTCACCCGGTTGGGAGCATCGGACCGTATCATGGCTG GGGAGAGCACCTTCTTTGTAGAGCTCAGTGAGACTGCAAGTATCCtccaccatgggaccaagcactCTCTGGTGCTGCTGGATGAACTGG GAAGGGGCACAGCCACATATGACGGCACAGCGATAGCCAGTGCTGTGGTGAACGAGCTGGCGAAAAGGATCTGCTGTCGGACCCTCTTCTCCACACATTACCACTCCTTAGTAGAAGACTACACCAACAACCCTGCTGTGCGGCTCGGACACATG GCCTGTATGGTGGAGAATGAGGGAGATGAGGACCCTAGTCAGGAGACCATCACCTTCCTCTACAAGTTTATCGCGGGAGCTTGTCCTAAAAGCTACGGTTTCAACGCTGCTCGCCTCGCCAACCTGCCTGAGGATGTTATACAATCAGGCCACAGGAAGGCCAAGGAGTTTGAGAGGAGCACCATTTCCCTACGAGTCTTCAA GAAGCTGTGTTCGTATGCTGAAGACCCCACAGCAGCCAGCACACAGTTTGCCTTGCTCCTCCGGATGATCAGCAACCTGTGA